The genomic segment ACTTTTGTCTTGACAATGTCCTTTTTGCAAGCTTCCACATTGTCCTGTTCATAATCTGCCATCGTAATCGCATATAAAATGATCCTAGACAGACAGGcaaaaaatatatcaaaagtcaaaaatatgCTGAAATGCAACTAAACTCCAAGTAAATGCATCCTTAAGAAAAGAGAAGTTACAAGTATTACACTAGTTGATCAAAACATGTCAGAATTTGAGAATTTACTTTCACTTCGGGTATAGTAAACAGAGTCATAATTCAGGCAGTATTCACTCATAGTATTAGGCTAAAATTTAAGTCAATAAGAAGCCAATCGGAAAGAAGAGAAGGTAAAACCGTCCCATTCTATATCAAACCACAAAAGAgaagttaaaaaataaacccaACACAGTAAAAATTCATATAAGTTCAGAAACAGAGAAATCATGGGTAAATGGAAGAAATAATGGTTATCTACTTACGATGTTAGCTTGGGAGACAAGCGAATTTTGCAAGTCAAAAACTCCACAAATGGAGTCTCTAAATCCTCTGGGGTGATTTTCATGCTACTATTATTTTCGTCGTCCTCCTCGTTACTAGTCGTGGTACTAGATTTAGAATTGGAATGATAATGGGCCTGAAGCAGCTTGAAGAACCTCATTAACTGATTCTTCTCCTTCAAGCTCAAGCTTCTATCTCTGAATATGGCGTTACGTGAACCCGGCACACTATTCCACAAAAGCCCCCCACCTTTGCCTTTTTGGCATTCATCATAAATACAATAGCTGGTGTCCACGCTCATGAAACTCATGCAGTTCTGAACATCCACATCCACAATCAAATCCACCATGGGATCCGCGCAGAATAGAACCCTAGGCCCCGCTAAATCAAGGTTAAATTCTTTTTGCAGTGAATCATCCAAAACTTTTTCAGGGGAGTACACGTGGACCTCCACGGAAGAGTAGAGAGGGCGAGTGCTGAGGGGCAGAATGTTGAATGAGGAGTCGGTTGTTTGGTCGGTTGGTGAATCGACTGTACGAAAATCAGTATAATCATGATCAGAAGTGGTAGCAGAATGGAGATGGAGGAAAGAGATGAGGTCTTTGGGTGAAAGGGAAGCAAAGGGGCTATGGTAGTAAGGGTCAGGATTGATTTGAAGTACGGTCTTTCCGGCTGAAGCTGCAGCGGCGGCGATGATGGACTCCGGAAGTCCGGTGCCCACCACAATTAGATCAAAACTGGTGGGTTCGATTCGGGGCGGCCCTTCATCCTCCTCAGCCGCCATGTATGTCATCAACTCACCCGCTCTTTCGCCTACGGggcaatgttttaaaactcggaccgtcaattgaaccggtgaagtgaaagggtcgatgTTCAATCGGTCGGACCGATTCAATCCCGgttcaataaataaatatatatatatacacacacatatacacacacaccTATGCACATAATTAATACATAGCTAATTATGAATATtcaacaaataaattaataCATAGCCAAGGAGGATGGGAAATTTTGTATCAAATTTCTCAAATAACAAGAAGACATCCAATGGCACCTTAACAAAAGATAATCCTAGTTTTGTAATAATTGCCAAAACTAAAATAT from the Coffea arabica cultivar ET-39 chromosome 11e, Coffea Arabica ET-39 HiFi, whole genome shotgun sequence genome contains:
- the LOC113718988 gene encoding rab escort protein 1-like; the encoded protein is MTYMAAEEDEGPPRIEPTSFDLIVVGTGLPESIIAAAAASAGKTVLQINPDPYYHSPFASLSPKDLISFLHLHSATTSDHDYTDFRTVDSPTDQTTDSSFNILPLSTRPLYSSVEVHVYSPEKVLDDSLQKEFNLDLAGPRVLFCADPMVDLIVDVDVQNCMSFMSVDTSYCIYDECQKGKGGGLLWNSVPGSRNAIFRDRSLSLKEKNQLMRFFKLLQAHYHSNSKSSTTTSNEEDDENNSSMKITPEDLETPFVEFLTCKIRLSPKLTSIILYAITMADYEQDNVEACKKDIVKTKVGIDRLMLYHKSVGRFRGATGAMLYPIYGQGELAHFFCRRAAIMGGISITQMPVVGLLVDKDVGNYKGVKLVTGQELFSHHLILAPTFVIPPGLTTPSVSPQDVYYDFVQQDAREKVVRGICITDNSFKPDVANCLVFYTPKSLCPDQMTSVRIFQLSSNVRACPSGMFVVYLSTICGDVVQGKRSINAAKEALFSTSVSGNSEDNSRDPLRENTVVKVKPTLLWSTLYIQELIMGGFDCVSSTPMPDGNLQYSHVVDAALKLFQKMYPDDEFFPKKMPWWNEVVENGACLSEG